The following are from one region of the Escherichia sp. E4742 genome:
- the wcaJ gene encoding undecaprenyl-phosphate glucose phosphotransferase: MTNLKKRERAKTNASLISMVQRFSDITIMFAGLWLVCEVSGLSFLYMHLLVALITLVVFQMLGGITDFYRSWRGVRAATEFALLLQNWTLSVIFSAGLVAFNNDFDTQLKIWLAWYALTSIGLVVCRSCIRIGAGWLRNHGYNKRMVAVAGDLAAGQMLMESFRNQPWLGFEVVGVYHDPKPGGVSNDWAGNLQQLVEDAKAGKIHNVYIAMQMCDGARVKKLVHQLADTTCSVLLIPDVFTFNILHSRIEEMNGVPVVPLYDTPLSGVNRLLKRAEDIVLATLILLLISPVLCCIALAVKLSSPGPVIFRQTRYGMDGKPIKVWKFRSMKVMENDSVVTQATQNDPRVTKVGNFLRRTSLDELPQFINVLTGGMSIVGPRPHAVAHNEQYRQLIEGYMLRHKVKPGITGWAQINGWRGETDTLEKMEKRVEFDLEYIREWSVWLDIKIVFLTVFKGFVNKAAY, translated from the coding sequence ATGACAAATCTAAAAAAGCGCGAGCGAGCGAAAACCAATGCATCGTTAATCTCTATGGTGCAACGCTTTTCAGATATCACCATCATGTTTGCCGGGCTATGGCTGGTTTGCGAAGTGAGCGGACTGTCATTCCTCTACATGCACCTGTTGGTGGCGCTGATTACGCTGGTGGTGTTCCAGATGCTGGGCGGCATCACCGATTTTTATCGCTCATGGCGCGGTGTTCGGGCAGCGACAGAATTTGCCTTGTTGCTACAAAACTGGACCTTAAGCGTGATTTTCAGCGCCGGACTGGTGGCGTTTAACAATGATTTCGACACGCAACTGAAAATCTGGCTGGCGTGGTATGCGCTGACAAGTATCGGACTGGTGGTTTGCCGTTCGTGTATTCGCATTGGGGCGGGCTGGCTGCGTAATCATGGCTATAACAAGCGCATGGTCGCGGTGGCGGGGGATTTAGCCGCCGGGCAAATGCTGATGGAGAGCTTCCGTAACCAGCCGTGGTTAGGGTTTGAAGTGGTGGGTGTTTACCACGACCCGAAACCGGGCGGCGTTTCTAACGACTGGGCGGGTAACCTGCAACAACTGGTCGAGGATGCGAAAGCGGGCAAGATTCATAACGTCTATATCGCGATGCAAATGTGCGACGGCGCGCGCGTGAAAAAACTGGTCCATCAATTGGCGGACACCACCTGTTCGGTGCTGCTGATCCCCGATGTTTTTACCTTCAACATTCTCCATTCCCGTATCGAAGAGATGAACGGCGTACCGGTGGTGCCGCTGTATGACACGCCGCTTTCCGGGGTTAACCGCCTGCTCAAACGTGCGGAAGATATTGTGCTGGCAACGCTTATCCTGCTGCTGATCTCCCCGGTGCTGTGCTGTATTGCGTTGGCGGTGAAACTCAGTTCACCGGGGCCAGTTATCTTCCGCCAGACTCGCTACGGCATGGATGGCAAACCGATCAAAGTGTGGAAGTTCCGTTCGATGAAAGTGATGGAGAACGACAGCGTGGTGACCCAGGCGACGCAGAACGATCCGCGCGTCACTAAAGTGGGGAACTTTCTGCGCCGCACCTCGCTGGATGAATTGCCGCAGTTTATCAATGTGCTGACCGGTGGGATGTCGATTGTGGGTCCACGTCCGCACGCAGTGGCGCATAACGAACAGTATCGCCAGCTCATTGAAGGCTACATGCTGCGCCATAAAGTGAAACCGGGCATTACCGGCTGGGCGCAGATCAACGGCTGGCGCGGCGAAACCGACACGCTGGAGAAAATGGAAAAACGCGTCGAGTTCGACCTTGAGTACATCCGCGAATGGAGCGTCTGGCTCGATATCAAAATCGTTTTCCTGACGGTATTCAAAGGCTTCGTTAACAAAGCGGCATATTGA
- the wcaI gene encoding colanic acid biosynthesis fucosyltransferase WcaI, whose translation MKILVYGINYSPELTGIGKYTGEMVEWLAAQGHEVRVITAPPYYPQWQVAENYSAWRYKREEGAATVWRCPLYVPKQPSTLKRLLHLGSFAASSFFPLMAQRRWKPDRIIGVVPTLFCTPGMRLLAKLSGARTVLHIQDYEVDAMLGLGLAGKSKGGKVAQLATAFERSGLHNVDNVSTISRSMMNKAIEKGVASENVIFFPNWSEIARFQYVADADVDALRNQLGLPDNKKIILYSGNIGEKQGLENVIEAADRLRDEPLIFAIVGQGGGKARLEKMAQQRGLRNMQFFPLQSYDALPALLKMGDCHLVVQKRGAADAVLPSKLTNILAVGGNAVITAEAHTELGQLCETFPGIAICVEPESVEALVAGIRQALLLPKHNTVAREYAERTLDKENVLRQFINDIRG comes from the coding sequence ATGAAAATACTGGTCTACGGCATTAACTACTCGCCGGAGTTAACCGGCATCGGCAAATACACCGGCGAGATGGTGGAATGGCTGGCGGCACAAGGCCACGAGGTGCGGGTCATTACCGCGCCGCCTTACTACCCGCAGTGGCAGGTGGCGGAGAACTATTCTGCCTGGCGTTATAAACGAGAAGAGGGAGCAGCCACAGTGTGGCGCTGCCCGCTGTACGTGCCAAAACAGCCGAGCACGCTGAAACGCCTGTTACATCTCGGCAGTTTTGCCGCCAGCAGTTTTTTCCCGCTGATGGCGCAACGTCGCTGGAAGCCGGATCGCATTATCGGCGTGGTGCCAACGCTGTTTTGCACGCCGGGAATGCGCCTGCTGGCGAAACTCTCTGGTGCGCGTACCGTGCTGCATATTCAGGATTACGAAGTGGATGCCATGCTGGGGCTGGGCCTTGCCGGAAAAAGCAAAGGCGGCAAAGTGGCACAGCTGGCGACGGCGTTCGAACGTAGCGGACTGCATAACGTTGATAACGTCTCCACGATTTCGCGTTCGATGATGAATAAAGCCATCGAAAAAGGCGTGGCGTCGGAAAACGTCATCTTCTTCCCCAACTGGTCGGAAATTGCCCGTTTTCAATATGTTGCAGACGCCGATGTTGATGCCCTTCGTAACCAGCTTGGCCTGCCGGATAACAAAAAAATCATTCTTTACTCCGGCAATATTGGTGAAAAGCAGGGGCTGGAAAACGTTATTGAAGCTGCCGATCGCCTGCGCGATGAACCGCTGATTTTTGCCATTGTCGGGCAGGGCGGCGGCAAAGCGCGGCTGGAAAAAATGGCGCAGCAGCGCGGACTGCGCAACATGCAATTTTTCCCGCTGCAATCGTATGACGCTTTACCCGCACTGCTGAAGATGGGCGATTGCCATCTGGTGGTGCAAAAACGCGGCGCGGCAGATGCCGTACTGCCGTCAAAGCTAACCAATATTCTGGCAGTAGGTGGTAACGCGGTGATTACCGCAGAAGCCCACACAGAACTGGGGCAGCTTTGCGAAACCTTTCCGGGAATAGCGATTTGCGTAGAACCGGAATCGGTGGAGGCGCTGGTGGCGGGGATTCGCCAGGCGCTCCTGCTGCCCAAACACAACACGGTGGCACGTGAATATGCCGAACGCACGCTCGATAAAGAGAACGTGTTACGTCAATTTATAAATGATATTCGGGGATAA
- the gmd gene encoding GDP-mannose 4,6-dehydratase yields MSKVALITGVTGQDGSYLAELLLEKGYEVHGIKRRASSFNTERVDHIYQDPHTCNPKFHLHYGDLSDTSNLTRILREVQPDEVYNLGAMSHVAVSFESPEYTADVDAMGTLRLLEAIRFLGLEKKTRFYQASTSELYGLVQEIPQKETTPFYPRSPYAVAKLYAYWITVNYRESYGMYACNGILFNHESPRRGETFVTRKITRAIANIAQGLESCLYLGNMDSLRDWGHAKDYVKMQWMMMQQEQPEDFVIATGVQYSVRQFVEMAAAQLGIKLRFEGTGVEEKGIVVSVTGHDAPGVKPGDVIIAVDPRYFRPAEVETLLGDPTKAHEKLGWKPEITLREMVSEMVANDLEAAKKHSLLKSHGYDVAIALES; encoded by the coding sequence ATGTCAAAAGTCGCTCTCATCACCGGTGTAACCGGACAAGACGGTTCTTACCTGGCAGAACTGCTGCTGGAAAAAGGTTACGAGGTGCATGGTATTAAGCGTCGCGCATCGTCATTCAACACCGAGCGCGTGGATCACATTTATCAGGATCCGCACACCTGCAACCCGAAATTCCATCTGCATTATGGCGACCTGAGTGATACCTCCAACCTGACGCGCATTTTGCGTGAAGTGCAGCCGGATGAAGTGTACAACCTGGGCGCAATGAGCCACGTTGCGGTTTCTTTTGAGTCACCGGAATATACCGCAGACGTTGATGCGATGGGTACGCTGCGCCTGCTGGAGGCGATCCGCTTCCTCGGTCTGGAAAAGAAAACCCGTTTTTATCAGGCTTCCACCTCTGAACTGTACGGTCTGGTGCAGGAAATTCCGCAGAAAGAGACCACGCCGTTCTACCCGCGATCTCCGTATGCGGTCGCCAAACTGTACGCCTACTGGATCACCGTTAACTACCGCGAATCCTACGGCATGTACGCCTGCAACGGCATTCTGTTTAACCATGAATCCCCGCGCCGCGGCGAAACCTTCGTTACCCGCAAAATCACCCGCGCAATCGCCAACATCGCTCAGGGGCTGGAGTCGTGCCTGTATCTCGGCAACATGGATTCCCTGCGTGACTGGGGTCATGCCAAAGACTACGTGAAAATGCAGTGGATGATGATGCAACAGGAACAGCCGGAAGATTTCGTTATCGCTACCGGCGTTCAGTACTCCGTGCGCCAGTTCGTGGAAATGGCTGCGGCACAACTGGGCATCAAACTGCGCTTTGAAGGTACGGGCGTTGAAGAGAAGGGCATTGTGGTTTCCGTCACCGGGCATGACGCGCCGGGCGTTAAACCGGGCGATGTGATTATCGCCGTTGACCCGCGTTACTTCCGTCCGGCTGAAGTAGAGACGCTGCTCGGCGACCCGACCAAAGCGCACGAAAAACTGGGCTGGAAACCAGAAATCACCCTCAGAGAGATGGTGTCTGAAATGGTGGCTAACGACCTTGAAGCGGCGAAAAAACACTCTCTGCTGAAATCTCACGGCTACGACGTGGCGATCGCGCTGGAGTCATAA
- the fcl gene encoding GDP-L-fucose synthase — protein MSKQRIFIAGHRGMVGSAIRRQLEQRGDVELVLRTRDELNLLDSRAVHDFFASERINQVYLAAAKVGGIVANNTYPADFIYQNMMIESNIIHAAHQNDVNKLLFLGSSCIYPKLAKQPMAESELLQGTLEPTNEPYAIAKIAGIKLCESYNRQYGRDYRSVMPTNLYGPHDNFHPSNSHVIPALLRRFHEATAQNAPDVVVWGSGTPMREFLHVDDMAAASIHVMELAHEVWLENTQPMLSHINVGTGVDCTIRELAQTIAKVVGYKGRVVFDASKPDGTPRKLLDVTRLHQLGWYHEISLEAGLASTYQWFLENQDRFRG, from the coding sequence ATGAGTAAACAACGAATTTTTATCGCTGGCCATCGCGGGATGGTCGGTTCCGCCATCAGGCGGCAGCTCGAACAGCGCGGTGATGTGGAACTGGTATTACGCACCCGCGACGAACTGAACCTGCTGGACAGCCGCGCGGTGCATGATTTCTTTGCCAGCGAACGCATTAACCAGGTCTATCTGGCGGCGGCGAAAGTGGGCGGCATTGTCGCCAACAACACGTATCCGGCGGATTTCATCTACCAGAACATGATGATTGAGAGCAACATCATTCACGCCGCGCATCAGAACGACGTGAACAAACTGCTGTTTCTCGGATCGTCCTGTATCTACCCGAAACTGGCAAAACAGCCGATGGCAGAAAGCGAGCTGTTGCAGGGTACGCTGGAGCCGACCAACGAGCCTTATGCCATTGCCAAAATCGCCGGGATCAAACTGTGCGAATCTTACAACCGCCAGTATGGACGCGATTACCGCTCAGTCATGCCGACCAACCTGTACGGACCGCACGACAACTTCCATCCGAGTAACTCCCATGTGATCCCTGCATTGCTGCGTCGCTTCCACGAGGCGACGGCACAGAATGCGCCGGACGTGGTGGTGTGGGGTAGCGGTACACCGATGCGCGAATTTCTGCACGTCGATGATATGGCGGCGGCAAGCATTCATGTGATGGAGCTGGCGCACGAAGTCTGGCTGGAAAATACCCAGCCGATGCTGTCGCACATTAACGTCGGCACCGGCGTTGACTGCACTATCCGCGAGCTGGCGCAAACCATCGCCAAAGTGGTGGGGTACAAAGGTCGGGTGGTTTTTGATGCCAGCAAACCGGATGGCACGCCGCGCAAACTGCTGGATGTGACGCGCCTGCATCAGCTTGGCTGGTATCACGAAATCTCACTGGAAGCGGGGCTTGCCAGCACTTACCAGTGGTTCCTTGAGAATCAAGACCGCTTTCGGGGGTAA
- the gmm gene encoding GDP-mannose mannosyl hydrolase — protein sequence MFLRQEDFATVVRSTPLVSLDFIVENSRGEFLLGKRTNRPAQGYWFVPGGRVQKDETLESAFERLTMAELGLRLPITAGQFYGVWQHFYDDNFSGTDFTTHYVVLGFRFRVAEEELLLPDEQHDDYRWLTPDALLASDNVHANSRAYFLAEKRAGVPGL from the coding sequence ATGTTTTTACGTCAGGAAGACTTTGCCACGGTAGTGCGCTCCACTCCGCTTGTCTCTCTCGACTTTATTGTCGAGAACAGTCGCGGCGAGTTTCTGCTTGGCAAAAGAACCAACCGCCCGGCGCAGGGTTACTGGTTTGTGCCGGGAGGGCGCGTGCAGAAAGACGAAACGCTGGAATCCGCATTTGAGCGGCTGACGATGGCGGAACTGGGGCTGCGTCTGCCGATAACAGCAGGCCAGTTTTACGGTGTCTGGCAGCACTTTTATGACGATAACTTCTCCGGCACGGATTTCACCACTCACTATGTGGTGCTCGGTTTTCGCTTCAGAGTAGCGGAAGAAGAGCTGTTACTGCCGGATGAGCAGCATGACGATTACCGCTGGCTGACGCCGGACGCACTGCTCGCCAGTGACAATGTTCACGCTAACAGCCGCGCCTATTTTCTCGCTGAGAAGCGTGCCGGAGTACCCGGATTATGA
- the wcaF gene encoding colanic acid biosynthesis acetyltransferase WcaF encodes MQDLSGFSVPKGFRGGNPIKVQLWWAVQATLFSWSPQILYRWRAFLLRLFGAKIGKNVVIRPSVKITYPWKLTLGDYAWVGDDVNLYTLGEITIGAHSVISQKSYLCTGSHDHASRHFTINATPIVIGEKCWLATDVFVAPGVTIGDGTVVGARSSVFKSLPANAICRGNPAVVIRERVETE; translated from the coding sequence ATGCAAGATTTAAGCGGTTTCTCGGTGCCGAAAGGGTTCCGGGGCGGCAACCCTATTAAAGTGCAATTGTGGTGGGCAGTACAGGCAACATTATTTTCCTGGTCTCCACAAATATTGTATCGCTGGCGGGCATTTTTATTACGTTTATTCGGCGCAAAAATAGGAAAAAACGTAGTTATTCGCCCGTCAGTAAAAATTACCTATCCGTGGAAATTAACCTTAGGTGATTACGCGTGGGTCGGCGATGACGTCAATTTATATACCCTCGGTGAAATAACCATTGGCGCACATTCGGTGATATCGCAAAAAAGTTATTTATGCACCGGTAGCCACGACCATGCAAGTCGACATTTCACCATTAACGCCACGCCCATTGTGATTGGCGAGAAATGCTGGCTGGCGACAGATGTTTTTGTTGCCCCTGGCGTCACGATCGGCGACGGCACCGTCGTGGGTGCGCGAAGCAGTGTTTTTAAATCGCTTCCGGCAAATGCCATTTGCCGGGGGAATCCCGCAGTGGTGATACGCGAACGCGTTGAAACTGAATAA
- the cpsG gene encoding colanic acid biosynthesis phosphomannomutase CpsG, which produces MKKLTCFKAYDIRGKLGEELNEDIAWRIGRAYGEFLKPKSIVLGGDVRLTSETLKLALAKGLQDAGVDVLDIGMSGTEEIYFATFHLGVDGGIEVTASHNPMDYNGMKLVREGARPISGDTGLRDVQRLAEANDFPPVDETKRGRYQKITLRDAYVDHLFGYINVKNLTPLKLVINSGNGAAGPVVDAIEARFKVLGAPLELIKVQNTPDGNFPNGIPNPLLPECRDDTRNAVIKHGADMGIAFDGDFDRCFLFDEKGQFIEGYYIVGLLAEAFLEKNPGAKIIHDPRLSWNTIDVVTAAGGTPVMSKTGHAFIKERMRKEDAIYGGEMSAHHYFRDFAYCDSGMIPWLLVAELVCLKGKTLGELVRDRMATFPASGEINSKLAQPVEAINRVEQHFSREALAVDRTDGISMTFADWRFNLRSSNTEPVVRLNVESRGDVPLMEARTRTLLTLLNE; this is translated from the coding sequence ATGAAAAAATTAACCTGCTTTAAAGCCTATGATATTCGCGGAAAATTAGGCGAAGAACTGAATGAAGATATTGCCTGGCGCATTGGTCGCGCCTATGGCGAATTTCTTAAACCGAAAAGCATTGTATTAGGCGGTGATGTCCGTCTTACCAGCGAAACCTTAAAACTGGCGCTGGCGAAAGGTTTACAGGATGCGGGCGTCGATGTGCTGGATATTGGCATGTCCGGCACCGAAGAGATCTATTTCGCCACGTTCCATCTCGGCGTGGATGGCGGCATCGAAGTCACTGCCAGCCATAATCCGATGGATTACAACGGCATGAAGCTGGTGCGCGAAGGGGCTCGCCCGATCAGCGGCGATACCGGGCTGCGCGACGTCCAGCGTCTGGCAGAAGCCAACGACTTTCCTCCCGTCGATGAAACCAAACGTGGTCGCTATCAGAAAATTACCCTGCGCGACGCTTACGTTGATCACCTGTTCGGTTATATCAACGTCAAAAACCTCACGCCGCTCAAACTGGTGATCAACTCCGGGAACGGCGCGGCGGGTCCGGTGGTGGACGCCATTGAAGCCCGCTTTAAAGTCCTCGGTGCACCACTGGAATTAATCAAAGTGCAAAACACGCCGGATGGCAATTTCCCCAACGGTATTCCTAATCCTTTGCTGCCGGAATGTCGCGACGACACCCGGAATGCGGTCATCAAACACGGCGCGGATATGGGCATTGCCTTTGATGGCGATTTTGACCGCTGTTTTCTGTTTGACGAAAAAGGGCAGTTTATCGAGGGCTACTACATCGTCGGCCTGCTGGCAGAAGCGTTCCTCGAAAAAAATCCCGGCGCGAAGATCATCCACGATCCGCGTCTTTCCTGGAACACCATCGATGTGGTGACTGCCGCAGGCGGCACGCCGGTAATGTCGAAAACCGGACACGCCTTTATTAAAGAACGTATGCGCAAGGAAGACGCCATCTACGGTGGCGAAATGAGCGCGCATCATTACTTCCGTGATTTCGCCTACTGTGACAGCGGCATGATCCCGTGGCTGCTGGTAGCCGAATTGGTATGCCTGAAAGGGAAAACGCTGGGCGAACTGGTGCGCGACCGCATGGCGACGTTCCCGGCAAGCGGTGAGATCAACAGCAAACTGGCGCAACCCGTTGAGGCGATTAACCGCGTCGAACAGCATTTTAGCCGCGAGGCGCTGGCGGTGGATCGCACCGATGGCATCAGCATGACCTTTGCCGACTGGCGCTTTAACCTGCGCTCCTCCAACACCGAACCGGTGGTGCGCCTGAATGTGGAATCGCGCGGTGATGTGCCGCTGATGGAAGCGCGAACGCGAACTTTGCTGACGTTGCTGAACGAGTAA
- the wcaE gene encoding colanic acid biosynthesis glycosyltransferase WcaE gives MLLSIITVAFRNLEGIAKTHASLAHLAQADDISFEWIVVDGGSNDGTREYLENLRGIYNLRFVSEPDNGIYDAMNKGIEMAQGKFALFLNSGDIFHHDAARFVRKLKTQSDNVMITGDALLDFGDGHKIKRSAKPGWYIYHSLPASHQAIFFPVSGLKKWRYDLEYKVSSDYALAAKMYKAGYAFKKLNGLVSEFSMGGVSTTNNMELCADAKKVQRQILHVPGFWAELSWHLRQRTTGKTKALYNKV, from the coding sequence ATGTTGCTTAGCATAATCACTGTCGCGTTTCGTAATCTTGAAGGGATTGCTAAAACACATGCCTCGCTGGCGCATCTGGCGCAGGCAGACGATATCAGCTTCGAATGGATTGTTGTCGATGGTGGTTCCAACGACGGCACTCGTGAGTATCTGGAAAATCTCCGTGGTATCTATAACCTGCGCTTTGTTAGTGAGCCAGATAATGGTATCTACGATGCCATGAACAAAGGTATTGAAATGGCGCAAGGCAAGTTCGCGCTGTTTCTTAACTCGGGCGATATTTTCCATCACGATGCGGCGCGTTTTGTACGCAAACTGAAAACGCAATCCGATAACGTGATGATCACCGGCGATGCGCTGCTGGATTTTGGCGACGGGCATAAAATTAAACGTAGCGCCAAACCTGGCTGGTATATTTATCACAGCCTGCCCGCCAGTCATCAGGCGATATTTTTCCCTGTATCCGGTTTGAAAAAATGGCGTTATGACCTGGAATATAAAGTTTCTTCCGATTACGCGCTGGCAGCCAAAATGTATAAAGCCGGTTATGCATTTAAAAAACTCAATGGCCTGGTGTCTGAATTTTCTATGGGTGGGGTATCTACCACCAATAATATGGAATTGTGTGCTGACGCCAAAAAAGTCCAACGGCAAATATTACATGTGCCTGGTTTCTGGGCAGAATTATCCTGGCATTTACGCCAGCGCACGACAGGTAAGACTAAAGCCTTATATAACAAAGTCTGA
- the cpsB gene encoding mannose-1-phosphate guanyltransferase gives MAQSKLYPVVMAGGSGSRLWPLSRVLYPKQFLCLKGDLTMLQTTICRLNGVECESPVVICNEQHRFIVAEQLRQLNKLTENIILEPAGRNTAPAIALAALAATRHSPESDPLMLVLAADHVIADEDAFRAAVRNAMPYAEAGKLVTFGIVPDLPETGYGYIRRGEVSAGEEDAVAFEVAQFVEKPNLETAQAYVASGEYYWNSGMFLFRAGRYLEELKKYRPDILDACEKAMSAVDPDLDFIRVDEEAFLACPEESVDYAVMERTADAVVVPMDAGWSDVGSWSSLWEISAHTAEGNVCHGDVINHKTENSYVYAESGLVTTVGVKDLVVVQTKDAVLIADRNSVQDVKKVVEQIKADGRHEHRVHREVYRPWGKYDSIDAGDRYQVKRITVKPGEGLSVQMHHHRAEHWVVVAGTAKVTIDGDIKLLGENESIYIPLGATHCLENPGKIPLDLIEVRSGSYLEEDDVVRFADRYGRV, from the coding sequence ATGGCGCAGTCGAAACTCTATCCAGTCGTGATGGCAGGTGGCTCCGGGAGCCGCTTATGGCCGCTTTCCCGCGTACTTTATCCCAAGCAGTTTTTATGCCTGAAAGGTGATCTTACCATGCTGCAAACCACCATCTGCCGCCTGAACGGCGTGGAGTGCGAAAGCCCGGTGGTGATTTGCAATGAGCAGCACCGCTTTATTGTCGCGGAACAGCTGCGCCAACTGAACAAACTCACCGAGAACATTATTCTCGAACCGGCAGGGCGCAACACCGCCCCCGCCATTGCGCTGGCGGCACTGGCGGCAACACGTCATAGCCCGGAGAGCGACCCGCTAATGCTGGTGCTGGCGGCGGATCATGTGATTGCCGATGAAGACGCTTTTCGCGCCGCCGTGCGTAACGCCATGCCGTATGCCGAAGCGGGCAAACTGGTGACCTTCGGCATTGTGCCGGATCTACCAGAAACCGGTTATGGCTATATTCGTCGCGGTGAAGTGTCTGCTGGTGAGGAGGATGCGGTGGCCTTTGAAGTGGCGCAGTTTGTCGAAAAACCGAATCTGGAAACCGCCCAGGCCTATGTGGCAAGCGGCGAATATTACTGGAACAGCGGCATGTTCCTGTTCCGCGCCGGACGTTATCTCGAAGAACTGAAAAAATATCGCCCGGACATCCTCGACGCTTGTGAAAAAGCGATGAGCGCCGTCGATCCGGATCTCGATTTTATTCGTGTGGATGAAGAAGCGTTTCTCGCCTGCCCGGAAGAGTCGGTGGATTACGCGGTCATGGAACGTACGGCAGATGCCGTTGTGGTGCCGATGGATGCGGGCTGGAGCGATGTCGGTTCCTGGTCTTCATTATGGGAGATCAGCGCCCACACCGCCGAAGGCAACGTTTGCCATGGCGATGTGATTAATCACAAAACCGAAAACAGCTATGTGTATGCCGAATCTGGCCTGGTGACCACCGTCGGGGTGAAAGATCTGGTTGTGGTGCAGACCAAAGACGCGGTGCTGATTGCCGATCGCAACTCGGTGCAGGATGTCAAAAAAGTGGTCGAGCAGATCAAAGCCGATGGCCGCCATGAGCATCGGGTGCATCGCGAAGTGTATCGCCCGTGGGGCAAATATGACTCTATCGACGCAGGCGACCGCTACCAGGTGAAACGCATCACCGTGAAGCCGGGCGAGGGATTGTCGGTACAGATGCACCATCACCGCGCGGAACACTGGGTAGTGGTCGCGGGAACGGCAAAAGTCACCATTGATGGTGATATCAAACTGCTTGGTGAAAACGAGTCCATTTATATTCCGCTCGGGGCGACGCACTGTCTGGAAAATCCGGGGAAAATTCCGCTCGATTTAATTGAAGTGCGCTCCGGCTCTTATCTCGAAGAGGATGATGTGGTGCGCTTCGCGGACCGCTACGGGCGGGTGTAA
- the wcaD gene encoding colanic acid polymerase WcaD: protein MSTSIRICSYLLLPLIYLLVNVKIAQLGESFPITIVTFLPVLLLLFLERISVKKLMIALGIGAGLTAFNYLFGQSLDASKYVTSTMLFVYIVIIIGMVWSIRFKTISPHNHRKILRFFYLVVGLVVALAAVEMAQIILTGGSSIMESISKYLIYSNSYVLNFIKFGGKRTTALYFEPAFFALALISIWLSIKQFGIKTPKTDAMILAGIILSGSFSGVMTFILFYLLEWAFQYLNKEAIKKKLPLALISLAVFLVGVVIAFPYISTRLGDLGTEGSSSYYRIVGPLVMVGYSLTHIDGVVRFGSLYEYVASFGIFNGADVGKTIDNGLYLLIIYFSWFAVFLSLWYMGKVIKMMINAFGDNRNFRVQLYLFTPVSLFFTGSIFSPEYAFLIVCPFILRKALNITR, encoded by the coding sequence ATGTCAACGTCTATCAGAATCTGTAGCTACCTGTTGCTGCCGCTGATTTACCTGCTGGTTAACGTCAAAATCGCCCAACTTGGCGAAAGTTTCCCCATCACCATCGTCACTTTTTTACCTGTTTTGCTGCTGCTGTTTTTAGAGCGCATCAGCGTTAAAAAATTGATGATTGCCTTAGGGATTGGTGCGGGACTCACTGCGTTTAACTATTTGTTTGGTCAGTCTTTGGATGCCAGCAAATATGTCACTTCAACTATGCTGTTTGTCTATATTGTGATCATTATTGGCATGGTGTGGAGCATTCGCTTTAAAACCATTTCGCCACACAACCATCGCAAGATATTACGTTTCTTTTATCTGGTTGTCGGGCTGGTGGTGGCGCTGGCGGCGGTGGAGATGGCGCAAATTATCCTCACCGGCGGCAGCAGTATTATGGAGTCGATTTCGAAATATCTGATTTACAGCAACAGCTATGTACTGAATTTCATTAAATTCGGCGGCAAGAGAACTACGGCACTTTATTTCGAACCGGCATTTTTCGCTCTGGCATTAATCTCAATTTGGCTCAGTATCAAACAGTTTGGTATCAAAACGCCTAAAACTGATGCTATGATTCTCGCAGGGATAATATTATCCGGATCGTTTTCAGGGGTTATGACCTTTATCCTGTTTTATTTGCTGGAGTGGGCATTTCAGTATCTGAATAAAGAGGCGATTAAGAAAAAGTTACCGTTAGCATTGATTTCTCTGGCTGTATTCCTGGTTGGTGTGGTAATCGCGTTTCCTTATATTTCCACCCGTCTGGGCGATTTAGGTACAGAAGGATCGTCATCATATTATCGTATTGTCGGTCCGCTGGTGATGGTCGGTTATTCTTTGACCCATATTGACGGTGTGGTCAGATTTGGCTCACTTTATGAATATGTCGCATCATTCGGAATATTTAACGGTGCGGATGTCGGAAAAACCATAGACAATGGTTTGTATCTGCTGATTATTTATTTTTCCTGGTTCGCGGTGTTTTTATCGCTGTGGTATATGGGGAAAGTGATAAAAATGATGATCAACGCTTTTGGCGATAATCGCAATTTTCGCGTGCAGCTCTATCTTTTTACTCCGGTATCGCTGTTTTTTACCGGTTCGATATTTAGCCCGGAATATGCATTTTTAATCGTCTGTCCGTTTATTTTGCGAAAAGCGTTAAATATTACGAGGTAA